In a single window of the Lasioglossum baleicum chromosome 10, iyLasBale1, whole genome shotgun sequence genome:
- the LOC143212925 gene encoding insulin receptor, with the protein MRMRWSLLIVVLLCVAARLTRLAHCQDTSWLRMPENYWGKNLHGEYDRYDHTNRKNSWDPRWNGDPIATDDPRFYDQVVNHRSNRAIDDSRSSEPNTKTNPPPGQLTNLPKVPAKTTPRPRKLKNVTIADGICQSIDIRNSVQYFPIMKGCRVIEGYLQVVLIENSFETEFQDIQFPELREVTGYVLLYRVNGLKSLANLFPNLEVIRGNILLTDYAFMVYEMQNLQEIGLKKLVEISRGSIRIEKNPALCYTNNLDWDLIVAAGENVIRDNREESSCPSCSHCPQGLCWTAQHCQTLQKSECHKQCLGECRGPTDSDCYVCKHYQHEGRCVENCPPHLYAYLSRRCIAKDECLKFNSRLRRYQQEEGLAWRPFNGSCLTQCPEGYEDAVDQYNITTCRVCVRQCRKVNHGALIRHISDAQMFRGTTVVKGALEFQIRNGNPNIMNELTEAFGQIEEITEYLKITHSFPITSLNFFKKLKVIRGEKLDINNASLAVLDNPNLSNLFPVEQKISIDNGRLFFHYNPKLCLSKIVQLSKMVNITNFTDMEVQPESNGEKVACNVVNINITVRDLGPDYADLVWDSYKPTEGQKLLSYLLNYMETENENISYESNACGGCNAWQILDVDIPKWKNSVSKYITDLKPYTMYAVFVKTFNARNSNNFVMNQVGQSEIIFFRTRSTMPSPPINVLSTFKSDSEILVTWEPPIFPNGPIGYYMISSSRILEEEELISCRDYCKNPLQNEVEDTVPEVTVKTPIMNADSCCTKDNQHENVITSKKFEIFCHENTTISYISPGWRDYCVYNNYNSVDEKFYKLTSSLQQNSGKPENTVGLVDTSAVTYNVSGGNNSFVIKNLRHFTRYSISIAACGVKVNESEMCSSIQYTSGRTRKLDHADDVQNVKVYVTNNTIVEVTWDLVKNPNAVTVSYIIEYMNLDVKDARKITECIANTERERLTSFFVKNLTPGRYSLRMRSTSLAGNGLFSDVVHFYINVSNAAPITLISLLMLAFLFIITMAFFVFLRIQHKKKKQERLIASVNPDYIETKYVIDDWEVPTENVEIVEKLGLGNFGMVYRGIYDKSTPVAIKTISKTSSQREKNEFLNEASVMKNFSTYHIIKLLGVVSIENPPYVIMELMENGDLKTYLRKIRDRPDLVPDACGIMRMAAEIADGMAYLESKKYVHRDLAARNCMVSKDLVCKIGDFGMARDIYETDYYKIGRKGLLPIRWMAPENLSDGVFTSDSDVWSFGVVLYEILTLAEMPYQGFSNEDVLRHVLHKGTLSVPRNCPENIHMIMEKCFKWRPSDRPTFMEIVGELEPCLRQDFCEKSFYHSPEGVESRRSGLKKPYHPAAPIRFHWGNETARWVKEFEDNVTLLDQTKAGTSRGRIFRNGFQHFGNATNLENVPLDR; encoded by the exons ATGAGGATGAGGTGGTCGCTGCTGATCGTCGTACTGCTCTGCGTCGCGGCGCGACTTACGCGGCTGGCTCATTGCCAGGACACGTCCTGGCTCAGGATGCCGGAGAATTACTGGGGCAAGAACCTTCACGGCGAATACGATCGGTATGATCATACGAACCGGAAGAACAGCTGGGATCCACGATGGAACGGAGACCCCATCGCAACGGACGACCCACGGTTTTACGACCAGGTCGTTAACCACAGAAGCAACAGGGCCATCGATGACTCTAG ATCATCCGAGCCGAACACGAAGACGAATCCGCCGCCAGGCCAATTGACCAACCTCCCGAAGGTGCCCGCGAAGACCACGCCAAGGCCGAGGAAATTGAAGAACGTGACGATCGCAGACGGCATCTGCCAGAGCATCGATATCCGGAACAGCGTGCAGTATTTCCCGATCATGAAGGGTTGTCGGGTGATAGAGGGCTATCTGCAGGTGGTTCTGATCGAGAACAGCTTCGAGACAGAATTCCAGGACATTCAGTTCCCCGAGCTGCGCGAGGTCACCGGCTACGTGCTCTTGTACCGTGTCAACGGCTTGAAGAGTCTCGCTAATCTCTTCCCGAACCTCGAAGTGATACGCGGCAATATTCTGCTGACCGACTACGCCTTCATGGTCTACGAGATGCAGAACCTGCAAGAG ATCGGCCTGAAGAAGCTCGTGGAAATCTCCAGGGGCAGCATCAGGATCGAGAAGAACCCGGCCCTCTGCTACACGAACAACCTGGACTGGGACCTGATCGTGGCGGCTGGCGAGAACGTCATCAGGGACAACCGGGAGGAATCCTCTTGTCCAA GCTGCTCGCACTGTCCGCAAGGTCTCTGCTGGACCGCGCAGCACTGCCAAACATTGCAAAAGTCGGAATGCCACAAACAGTGTCTCGGCGAGTGTCGTGGTCCGACCGATAGCGACTGCTACGTCTGCAAGCATTATCAACACGAGGGAAGATGCGTGGAGAACTGCCCCCCTCACTT GTACGCTTACCTCTCGAGACGTTGCATCGCCAAGGATGAGTGCCTGAAGTTCAATAGTCGTCTGAGGAGGTACCAGCAGGAGGAAGGGCTAGCTTGGAGGCCATTCAACGGATCCTGCTTGACCCAGTGTCCCGAAGGATACGAGGATGCTGTAGATCAGTACAAT ATAACCACGTGCCGAGTCTGCGTGCGCCAATGCCGCAAAGTGAACCACGGCGCTCTGATTCGTCACATCTCGGACGCGCAGATGTTCCGCGGCACGACCGTGGTGAAAGGAGCTCTGGAGTTCCAGATCCGGAACGGTAATCCGAACATCATGAACGAATTGACAGAAGCATTCGGCCAGATCGAGGAGATCACCGAGTACCTGAAGATCACGCACTCGTTCCCGATCACGTCGCTGAACTTCTTCAAGAAATTAAAAGTGATCCGCGGAGAAAAGCTGGACATCAACAACGCCAGCCTTGCGGTACTCGACAATCCGAATTTATCGAACCTGTTCCCCGTCGAGCAGAAGATCTCGATCGACAACGGCCGACTGTTCTTCCACTACAATCCGAAGCTGTGCCTCTCGAAGATCGTGCAGTTAAGCAAGATGGTGAACATCACGAACTTCACGGACATGGAGGTGCAGCCGGAGTCGAACGGCGAGAAGGTAGCCTGCAACGTGGTGAACATCAACATCACGGTGAGGGACCTGGGCCCGGACTACGCGGATCTGGTTTGGGACAGTTACAAGCCTACCGAGGGTCAGAAGTTACTCAGCTACCTGTTGAACTACATGGAGACGGAGAACGAGAACATCAGCTACGAATCGAACGCCTGCGGCGGCTGCAACGCTTGGCAGATCCTCGACGTCGACATCCCGAAGTGGAAGAACTCCGTGTCGAAATACATCACCGATCTGAAGCCGTACACCATGTACGCGGTGTTCGTGAAGACGTTCAACGCCCGCAACAGCAACAACTTCGTGATGAACCAGGTCGGCCAGTCGGAGATCATCTTCTTCAGGACCAGGAGCACGATGCCGTCACCACCTATCAACGTTCTGTCCACTTTCAAAAGCGACTCGGAGATCTTGGTCACCTGGGAGCCGCCCATCTTCCCAAACGGTCCAATAGGATACTACATGATCTCCAGCTCCAGGATTCTGGAAGAGGAAGAGCTAATCTCGTGCAGGGACTACTGCAAGAACCCTCTGCAGAATGAAGTCGAGGATACGGTGCCCGAAGTGACCGTGAAGACTCCCATCATGAACGCCGATTCCTGTTGCACGAAGGACAACCAGCACGAGAACGTGATCACCTCGAAGAAGTTCGAGATTTTCTGCCACGAGAACACGACCATCAGCTACATCTCGCCCGGTTGGAGGGACTACTGCGTGTACAACAATTACAATTCCGTCGACGAGAAGTTCTACAAGCTGACGTCCTCTTTGCAGCAGAACTCTGGGAAACCTGAGAACACCGTCGGTTTAGTAGACACGAGCGCCGTTACGTACAATGTCAGCGGAGGGAACAACTCATTCGTGATCAAGAATCTGCGGCACTTCACGCGGTACAGCATCTCCATCGCTGCGTGCGGCGTGAAGGTGAACGAGTCGGAAATGTGCTCGTCGATCCAGTACACCAGCGGCAGGACCAGGAAGCTGGACCACGCGGACGACGTGCAGAACGTGAAGGTCTACGTGACTAACAACACCATCGTGGAAGTGACCTGGGACTTGGTGAAGAACCCGAACGCGGTCACAGTCTCGTACATCATCGAGTACATGAATCTAGACGTGAAGGACGCCAGAAAAATCACCGAATGCATCGCTAACACCGAGAGGGAGAGATTGACCAGCTTCTTCGTGAAGAATCTGACGCCTGGCAGGTACAGTCTGCGAATGAGGTCCACATCTCTGGCCGGGAATGGCCTGTTCTCCGACGTCGTTCACTTCTACATAAACGTGTCGAACGCCGCGCCGATCACTCTGATCTCGTTGCTAATGCTGGCTTTTCTATTTATCATCACCATGGCGTTCTTCGTGTTCCTGCGGATTCAgcacaagaagaagaagcaggagAGGCTGATAGCCAGCGTGAACCCGGACTACATCGAGACCAAGTACGTGATCGACGATTGGGAAGTACCCACAGAGAATGTCGAGATCGTGGAGAAGCTGGGTCTCGGTAATTTCGGCATGGTGTACCGCGGTATCTACGACAAGAGCACGCCGGTTGCTATTAAGACGATCTCGAAGACGTCTAGCCAGAGGGAGAAGAATGAGTTTTTGAACGAGGCCTCGGTGATGAAGAACTTCTCCACGTACCACATCATCAAGCTCCTCGGCGTGGTGTCGATCGAGAACCCTCCGTACGTGATCATGGAGCTGATGGAGAACGGGGACTTGAAGACCTATCTGCGGAAGATTAGGGACAGACCGGACCTGGTCCCGGACGCCTGCGGGATTATGCGAATGGCGGCGGAGATCGCTGATGGTATGGCTTACTTGGAATCGAAGAAGTACGTGCACCGGGATCTGGCCGCGAGGAACTGCATGGTGTCCAAGGATCTGGTCTGCAAGATCGGCGACTTCGGCATGGCCAGAGACATTTACGAAACGGATTACTACAAGATCGGGCGGAAAGGCTTGCTGCCTATCAGGTGGATGGCGCCGGAGAACCTCTCCGACGGCGTGTTCACGTCCGATTCGGATGTCTGGTCGTTCGGAGTGGTTCTCTACGAGATCCTGACCCTGGCTGAGATGCCTTATCAAGGTTTCTCGAACGAGGACGTGCTCAGGCACGTGCTGCACAAGGGGACGCTTAGCGTACCGCGCAACTGTCCCGAGAATATTCACATGATCATGGAGAAGTGCTTCAAATGGCGGCCCAGCGATCGCCCAACGTTCATGGAGATCGTAGGCGAACTGGAACCGTGTCTTAGGCAGGACTTCTGCGAGAAGTCGTTCTATCATTCGCCGGAGGGCGTGGAAAGCCGCAGGTCAGGCTTGAAGAAGCCCTACCACCCCGCGGCGCCCATCAGGTTCCACTGGGGCAACGAGACCGCCAGGTGGGTCAAGGAGTTCGAGGACAACGTGACCCTCCTCGACCAAACCAAAGCCGGCACCAGCAGGGGACGCATCTTCAGGAACGGTTTCCAACATTTCGGTAACGCAACCAACCTGGAGAACGTGCCTCTGGATCGGTGA
- the Rod gene encoding kinetochore component rough deal has product MALWNKVSAGFDKEEETVNFGTRTVAENNGSLYEIFTIATIQSDGQVTEQPNVAASVQYSRLCVAIDKSITVFENDTCEKMLLSATFDLPIVSYCISDNGLYLFVVLLNGVLYCLHLLAEEQVIFTKNVTNKGNPVVTIFLQQECDEYIVYLIVKSGAIYRVTQINYKLFEAAVLDRNNATIKGLADRVQCTQIFKGFVGNKVTHAAVGTIWGETTVAMLCSSMLFVWPREQYCNLNEKCYNYTKLKFLKSYAAMLCLCANNTLNIVCPRTLLGLKIYKEPVLDFAIIEDVDSSLCQILVVTENSDDCNMCKLRVLSFPDFEQKFQIDVPATSYLVEITDPRDEIILFLEGINNCQNDTNYADTIRIKAVSDSLPEEQLQRLIRREQFEKAEEFAMQFNLSTEPIYFAKASLLVSKFGPWAKKSSDLIDVDELLTILDKITNVQHIVECCSKVLLPEYNQMRKIYLYARARITENIANMPFEDHLNFLDLINSILHKLETFHLIWGYRKNFDCYNDDTMKEWIRFSQANLVQEYMSYLSLGEMEAATLIWSRHLPDIVEHLSVELIKDAFSTLPENISPTMLWPWLSHFIPTLLSQTPNAICEIIIWGCKKIKSFEQSHRESWPQIGIDFSNRFIKLLKFEGNHQCAGIHQDYVNKDSINLKQLVSLRQAMSDIKKLKDDYRLTVSLYAYTGNPAEVSHILLDKIYVNIIPNFVDNFLKQYMLNNSLQNDHIFSSYVQKIIKSSKSWWFGEEAPWEKRVVTIIGLIQDIETRLQQTLEVLKKASVPWSSTMVNLAEMSRNLDHALASQVRIEFSCVSIKLILKKYGYERIGLNNKLIRRIIKENREDMVSDIQQITKNDQSSQKSAFSLCINHHLTKGNISKVMEIFECLESNTLLFCCEQIVNYVSASLTLKTTPKYIEHYIEMFGWINLQLENISKSCKAQSNNCNSVIAGIAKVKSQYLLKTEFQIHITTEEYLLEKDQILQEYIEKLCNENVPKNGDFIAAYRKVIKIADLLKLERFKAVYLLLKRTKDTGIFKYFARSVDGQSSLIPDECQYIYKMCLIILQHTEVDEHTAIAMQNLSSSALRVCLDDELQSILSLVVWVNLYQECFNKGNKYGLHLLDMQQSETSNWKLYTVYKDLAVAAGGLLLSLFRDVISMQQLRLVTPISYATNSTKIGKEDSAEDLFKNVLSKLGKLTAEHNDYCLLQIIKTLYFHSCTQQENVENNSEIETVYYHVVTILLKKVISSRTFDFHLGLSCLFMLLETDACKWIVSACKTYQLDCTRHFRISILAHEYHRLSKNQSYLNIYKDNMKVHSWAQRLSKHSISYTEILTSDTTARREMLQHIMHHNENNAISLYQDFSTDFGFDIQDCLLIYLQILVKSWSPKLNVSNLNGKEELQIDEEDVNDLKRKCAMVAAKITNEASLKTFVTTILSEVNFYYYEIFIILMDLIGDKNVEHRNYFCFLQNYTRNSEPTQVEREEWIHLNPGNTSLPYIAKWRLPFLPKVDLWTLITPELNLKSYEKWLDIAPILNLQPHIICTLAIKGEVTRAWGNKHRTKEWNLCQQNSSLLNDIKKCIERMTGPTAFYYGTAALYYVVNHTPPGADRVAAVEECYKYALLSVQKSAKFEEGMLEKIKFKYLHFTSEHILRTYGLGTPKYLSLIGNPHKLVRELYTDETIPQRYRCIIDHRPDINSAVNAINELFSINIVKLRMELLQEWLQPDVKDMKFNQSITDTFSMILSLEPNSNSDDNLQRACYILEYGDIQLSANFLINISFGEDYEDNSPETCYKALYVLQSIVDTVQLEDLTKRDIQKIRKYMRYLKYIYRLESLGIMYTINTFTKCSKPELVHMLMKTQSHSSQALVLIAQICIDFKIYEYALWNENLTKLAKFLMINELKRILLQVRNVSTIVNCDGYLLGWQAIISEPFRKMDFNPSQEQIDNCLDALQLLHSCPVVHMLRFNDIIKYCFQCQQPHFAAATLPFLNDSDKEYVVEKIKNAANVTQILEDLNNLSLSGILCVPYCNKIVENASAGIKI; this is encoded by the exons ATGGCATTGTGGAACAAAGTGTCAGCCGGATTTGATAAAGAGGAGGAAACTGTCAATTTTGGGACACGAACGGTCGCAGAGAATAATGGCTCTTTGTACGAGATTTTCACAATTGCTACCATACAATCCGACGGCCAG GTGACAGAACAGCCAAATGTTGCAGCATCTGTACAATATTCAAGGCTCTGTGTAGCGATCGATAAGTCGATCACCGTATTCGAGAATGATACATGTGAGAAAATGCTGCTAAGCGCAACTTTCGATTTGCCAATAGTAAGTTACTGTATTTCCGATAATGGTTTGTATCTGTTTGTTGTGCTGTTAAACGGAGTTTTATATTGCCTTCATTTATTAGCTGAAGAACAAGTAATCTTTACAAA AAATGTTACGAACAAGGGGAATCCTGTAGTGACGATATTTCTGCAACAAGAATGTGATGAATACATTGTGTATCTCATTGTAAAAAGTGGAGCTATCTATAG AGTAACACAGATCAATTATAAACTTTTCGAAGCTGCTGTCTTGGATAGAAATAATGCGACGATCAAAGGACTTGCAGATCGAGTTCAATGTACCCAGATATTTAAAGGCTTCGTTGGCAATAAG gtaaCGCATGCTGCTGTAGGCACAATATGGGGAGAAACAACGGTAGCTATGTTGTGTTCGAGCATGCTGTTCGTGTGGCCGAGGGAACAGTATTGTAATTTAAACGAGAAGTGTTACAACTACACCAAATTAAAATTTCTGAAAAGTTACGC AGCAATGCTATGTTTATGTGCAAATAACACGTTAAACATAGTTTGTCCCCGAACTTTACTTGGTTTGAAGATATACAAAGAACCAGTATTAGATTTTGCGATCATCGAAGATGTGGACAGCAGCTTGTGTCAAATTCTTGTTGTAACAGAGAACAGTGACGATTGTAATATGTGTAAATTGCGTGTTCTTTCTTTTCCAG ATTTCGAACAAAAATTTCAGATAGATGTCCCTGCCACATCGTACCTTGTAGAAATCACAGATCCACGCGAtgaaataatattgtttttgGAAGGCATTAATAACTGTCAGAATGATACTAACTACGCAGATACGATTCGAATAAAAGCTGTATCGGATAGTCTTCCAGAAGAACAGTTACAACGTTTAATACGGAGAGAACAGTTCGAAAAAGCCGAGGAATTTGCTATGCAATTCAATTTGTCGACAGAGCCAATTTACTTTGCGAAAGCGTCGTTGCTTGTATCTAAATTTGGGCCTTGGGCAAAGAAGAGTTCTGATTTAATCGACGTAGACGAACTTCTGACTATACTCGATAAAATTACAAATGTGCAACACATAGTAGAGTGTTGCAGCAAAGTTCTCCTGCCGGAGTACAATCAGATGAGGAAGATTTATTTGTACGCGAGGGCGAGAATAACCGAGAACATTGCA AATATGCCATTCGAGGATCACCTGAACTTTTTGGACTTAATTAACAGTATACTGCACAAGTTGGAAACATTCCACTTGATCTGGGGATACAGAAAGAACTTCGATTGTTACAACGATGACACAATGAAAGAGTGGATACGATTCTCGCAGGCAAATTTGGTGCAAGAATATATGTCGTACCTGAGTTTG GGAGAGATGGAAGCTGCTACCTTGATTTGGTCCAGACATCTTCCAGACATAGTAGAACATTTGTCTGTGGAACTTATAAAAGATGCATTCTCGACCCTCCCAGAGAATATTTCGCCAACTATGCTCTGGCCGTGGTTATCGCATTTTATACCGACTTTACTATCTCAAACTCCGAACGCGATCTGCGAAATCATCATCTGGGGATGCAAGAAGATAAAATCGTTCGAACAATCGCATCGCGAGTCGTGGCCTCAGATCGGGATCGATTTTAGCAACAGATTCATAAAATTGCTGAAGTTCGAAGGGAATCATCAGTGCGCGGGTATCCATCAAGACTACGTGAACAAAGATTCGATTAACTTGAAGCAGCTTGTTTCTTTGAGACAAGCTATGTCTGATATCAAAAAACTGAAAGATGATTACAG ATTAACCGTATCTCTTTATGCGTACACTGGAAACCCTGCCGAAGTTTCTCATATATTACTGGACAAGATATATGTTAACATTATTCCGAATTTTGTGGATAATTTTTTGAAGCAATATATGTTAAATAATTCTTTACAAAATGACCACATTTTTTCTTCGTATGTACAG aaaattataaaaagctCGAAAAGTTGGTGGTTCGGTGAGGAGGCTCCATGGGAGAAACGAGTTGTTACGATAATTGGTTTAATCCAGGATATAGAA ACTCGTCTGCAACAAACATTGGAAGTATTAAAAAAAGCTTCGGTCCCATGGAGTTCAACTATGGTCAATCTAGCAGAAATGAGCCGCAATCTCGATCATGCTTTAGCGTCTCAAGTTAGGATAGAGTTTAGCTGTGTCTCGATAAAGCTTATATTAAAGAAGTATGGATACGAACGTATTGGTTTAAACAAT AAATTAATCCGTCGCATAATAAAGGAAAATCGTGAGGATATGGTCTCGGATATTCAACAGATTACGAAAAACGATCAATCATCGCAGAAAAGCGCATTTTCGTTGTGTATAAATCACCACTTAACCAAAGG AAATATTTCGAAAGTAATGGAAATATTCGAATGCTTGGAGAGCAACACTTTGCTGTTTTGTTGCGAACAAATTGTGAATTACGTGTCTGCTAGCTTAACATTGAAG ACTACGCCTAAATATATCGAACATTACATCGAAATGTTCGGCTGGATAAATTTgcaattagaaaacatttcgaaAAGTTGCAAAGCCCAGTCTAATAATTGCAACAGCGTCATCGCTGGCATAGCCAAAGTGAAGTCGCAATATCTACTAAAAACTGAATTCCAAATTCACATTACGACGGAAGAATATCTATTGGAGAAAGATCAAATATTGCAAGagtacattgaaaaattgtGCAACG AGAACGTGCCAAAGAACGGTGACTTTATCGCTGCCTATagaaaagttataaaaattgctGACTTGCTTAAGTTAGAGCGATTCAAGGCTGTGTATCTGTTGTTGAAGAGAACGAAAGATACAGGCATATTTAAATACTTCGCTAG ATCTGTAGACGGCCAATCCAGTTTGATACCGGACGAGTGCCAGTACATATACAAGATGTGTTTAATAATCTTGCAGCACACCGAAGTGGACGAACATACTGCGATCGCTATGCAAAATCTAAGTTCTTCCGCATTGCGTGTTTGTCTAGATG ACGAGCTGCAGTCTATATTATCGTTGGTTGTTTGGGTAAATTTATATCAGGAATGCTTCAACAAAGGCAACAAATACGGTTTGCATCTCTTAGATATGCAGCAGAGTGAAACATCAAACTGGAAATTATACACAGTGTACAAAGATTTAGCTGTCGCTGCGGGCGGCCTCTTGTTATCATTGTTCAGAGATGTGATCTCTATGCAACAACTTCGTCTGGTCACACCGATATCTTATGCTACAAATTCAACGAAGATTGGAAAAGAAGATTCTGCTGAGGATCTATTTAAAAATGTACTATCCAAGCTGGGAAAATTAACAGCGGAACACAACGATTATTGCTTGCTACAGATTATCAAGActttatattttcattcttgTACACAACAAGAGAACGTTGAGAACAATTCCGAAATTGAAACAGTGTATTACCACGTTGTAACGATACTGTTGAAAAAGGTGATAAGCtcacgaacgttcgattttcatcTTGGATTGTCCTGTTTGTTCATGCTGCTCGAAACGGATGCGTGCAAATGGATTGTTTCCGCTTGCAAAACGTACCAGTTGGATTGCACTCGACACTTCAGGATATCAATTCTTGCGCACGAATACCATCGGTTAAGTAAAAACCAGTCGTACTTGAACATTTACAAGGACAACATGAAGGTGCACTCCTGGGCGCAGAGACTATCGAAACACTCGATCTCGTACACAGAGATTTTAACAAGCGATACGACAGCCAGAAGAGAAATGCTTCAGCATATCATGCACCACAACGAGAACAATGCGATATCTTTGTACCAAGATTTTTCCACCGATTTCGGTTTCGATATCCAAGACTGTTTGTTAATCTATTTGCAAATATTAGTGAAATCTTGGAGTCCGAAATTGAACGTGTCCAATCTGAATGGAAAGGAAGAGTTGCAGATCGACGAGGAAGATGTGAACGATCTGAAAAGAAAATGCGCAATGGTAGCTGCGAAAATTACGAACGAAGCCTCCCTGAAAACTTTCGTCACCACTATTCTATCGGAAGTGAACTTCTATTATTACGAGATATTTATAATCCTTATGGATCTCATAGGAGACAAGAACGTCGAGCACAGAAATTACTTTTGTTTCTTGCAGAATTATACTCGGAACAGCGAGCCTACGCAAGTGGAGCGCGAAGAGTGGATTCATCTCAATCCAGGAAACACGTCTTTGCCGTATATAGCGAAATGGCGATTACCTTTCCTGCCTAAAGTTGATTTATGGACGCTCATAACTCCGGAGTTGAACTTGAAGAGCTACGAGAAGTGGTTGGACATAGCACCGATATTAAACTTGCAGCCGCATATCATTTGCACGTTGGCTATTAAGGGAGAAGTAACGCGCGCATGGGGAAACAAACACAGAACGAAAGAGTGGAACCTGTGTCAACAAAACAGCAGTTTGTTGAACGATATAAAGAAGTGCATAGAACGAATGACCGGGCCGACAGCATTTTATTATGGCACTGCAGCGTTATACTATGTCGTGAATCATACACCTCCCGGTGCTGATCGAGTAGCTGCTGTTGAAGAATGTTACAAGTACGCTCTGCTATCTGTTCAGAAATCCGCCAAGTTCGAAGAGGGAATGCTCGAGAAAATCAAATTCAAATATCTACACTTTACGTCGGAACATATTCTACGTACTTATGGTTTGGGAACCCCGAAGTACCTGTCGTTGATCGGAAACCCACATAAATTAGTCCGTGAATTATACACGGATGAAACTATACCGCAAAGGTATCGTTGTATCATAGATCACAGGCCTGACATCAATTCCGCAGTGAATGCGATCAACGAACTGTTCTCCATAAATATAGTGAAGCTGCGGATGGAGTTGTTGCAAGAATGGCTACAGCCAGACGTcaaagacatgaaattcaaccAGAGTATTACAGATACTTTCTCGATGATCTTGAGCTTGGAACCGAACTCGAATTCTGATGATAATTTACAGAG GGCATGCTACATCCTGGAGTATGGAGACATTCAATTGTCggcgaattttttaataaatataagtttCGGTGAAGATTACGAGGACAATAGTCCTGAAACGTGTTACAAAGCTCTCTACGTGCTGCAGTCCATAGTCGACACTGTTCAATTGGAAGATTTAACTAAACGCGACATTCAAAAAATTAG GAAATATATGCGCTATTTGAAGTACATATATAGACTGGAATCATTGGGAATAATGTATACCATAAATACATTCACAAAATGCTCTAAGCCTGAACTGGTGCACATGTTAATGAAAACCCAGAGTCATTCGTCGCAAGCTCTCGTTCTCATTGCACAAATATGCATAGACTTTAAAATATACGAGTACGCTTTGTGGAATGAAAACTTAACCAAATTAGCCAAGTTTTTAATG ATCAACGAACTGAAAAGGATTCTATTACAAGTACGAAACGTAAGTACGATTGTAAATTGCGATGGGTACTTGTTAGGATGGCAAGCGATCATTTCAGAGCCATTCAGAAAAATGGATTTCAATCCCAGTCAGGAGCAAATCGACAATTGCCTTGATGCGTTGCAATTGTTGCACTCGTGCCCTGTTGTGCATATGTTACGTTTTAATGACATTATAAAGTACTGCTTCCAGTGCCAACAGCCTCATTTTGCCGCTGCAACATTACCCTTTCTGAACGACAGTGATAAAGAATACGTTGTAGAG aaaatcaagAATGCAGCGAACGTCACGCAAATCTTGGAAGACTTGAACAACTTATCATTGAGTGGAATACTGTGTGTGCCTTAT TGTAACAAAATCGTAGAGAACGCATCGGCAGGGATCAAAATTTGA
- the LOC143212931 gene encoding mitochondrial transcription rescue factor 1, translating into MMSWRTTLNLVRHSVYKNKRIIHTFETAPISSCQQYKLRPTYSCLQPSLNSITQKRFKSKKQVSSREEESSDDEEDSTEIDDYLQTQGAKVVNTSVSSLRLDAVAKAAFGMSRNKIDKAFYNSNLRVNGEKCLKKSETIAVEDEIDLVIGRSNSNPAFITVHRCILMSIKPAEESIEIKLIRNKNLLIEDYDDPWNGVIE; encoded by the exons ATGATGTCGTGGAGAACTACTTTGAATCTCGTACGACACAGTGTATACAAAAATAAACGAATAATTCATACATTCGAAACAGCTCCAATATCTAGTTGTCAACAATATAAATTGCGGCCAACCTACTCATGTTTACAACCGAGCCTCAATTCTATTACACAGAAAAGATTCAAAAGCAAGAAGCAGGTTTCCAGTCGA GAAGAAGAGAGTAGCGATGATGAAGAGGATTCGACAGAGATCGATGATTATCTACAGACACAGGGTGCGAAAGTTGTCAACACCTCTGTATCTTCCCTTCGGTTAGATGCTGTTGCTAAAGCTGCTTTTGGCATGTCACGCAA CAAAATAGACAAAGCATTTTACAATAGCAATCTTCGTGTCAATggggaaaaatgtttaaaaaagagCGAAACG ATCGCGGTTGAAGACGAGATTGATCTAGTAATTGGCAGGAGTAATAGTAATCCTGCGTTTATAACAGTGCACCGCTGTATTCTAATGTCAATTAAGCCAGCCGAGGAGAGCatagaaatcaaattaattagaaacaaaaatcTATTAATCGAGGATTACGATGATCCGTGGAATGGTGTGATCGAGTAA